A DNA window from Brassica napus cultivar Da-Ae chromosome C1, Da-Ae, whole genome shotgun sequence contains the following coding sequences:
- the LOC125580751 gene encoding defensin-like protein 206: MICLTNDKFIDKKKKTPGLRKSKAKPKEMAKNINSVSITILLFVLLVASTEILKSEAQTFCFECGPVPFLGTNADCFNCCKTKYGSPPVVSGVVEGSEKHCHCYC; encoded by the exons ATGATATGTCTCACCAACGATAAGTTTAttgacaagaaaaagaaaacaccagGTTTAAGAAAAAGCAAGGCAAAACCGAAAGAAATGGCAAAAAACATCAACTCAGTCAGCATCACCATTCTCTTGTTCGTCCTCTTGGTGGCTTCCACCg AAATCCTCAAGAGCGAGGCTCAAACATTTTGCTTCGAGTGCGGACCGGTGCCGTTTCTAGGTACAAATGCTGATTGCTTTAACTGTTGCAAAACCAAATACGGGAGTCCTCCAGTCGTTAGTGGCGTTGTTGAGGGAAGTGAGAAACACTGTCATTGCTATTGTTGA
- the LOC125579952 gene encoding uncharacterized protein LOC125579952: MKRVYRTLPPFPPNKTQTKRELDKAICKKAFDKITLEMPLSDAIKVSPSVKKYVKDMVSNSFPAAERSVMMVSEEVSAIIQGETSIKRPDPGSFVLDCNIRNKSFPRSLCDLGSSVNLMPHSVAISLGYDKFKPTKITLVLADRSVRLPEGVLDDVPIRINDCQVPTDFVMLKYRNKQQDPLILGRPFLATAGAIIDVQEGRISLNIGNILMTFDMDKLIRRPLIDK; the protein is encoded by the coding sequence ATGAAAAGAGTGTATAGAACTCTACCACCTTTCCCTCCTAACAAGACGCAGACTAAGCGAGAGTTAGATAAAGcaatctgcaagaaagcattcgacAAGATCACGTTGGAGATGCCATTGAGTGATGCCATAAAAGTATCACCTTcagtaaaaaaatatgtaaaagacaTGGTATCCAACAGCTTTCCAGCCGCTGAGCGTAGTGTCATGATGGTTTCAGAGGAAGTAAGTGCAATAATCCAAGGCGAAACTTCGATCAAGAGACCCGATCCGGGCAGCTTTGTTTTGGATTGCAACATACGGAACAAAAGCTTTCCTCGATCTCTTTGTGACTTAGGTTCCAGCGTGAACCTCATGCCGCACTCTGTTGCGATATCACTTGGATACGACAAGTTCAAACCTACCAAAATAACTCTGGTTCTGGCCGATAGATCCGTTAGATTACCTGAGGGAGTGCTTGACGACGTGCCGATAAGGATTAATGACTGTCAAGTCCCAACGGATTTCGTGATGCTGAAATACCGAAATAAACAACAGGATCCCCTCATTTTAGGTAGACCGTTTCTAGCTACAGCAGGTGCGATAATCGATGTCCAGGAGGGTAGAATAAGTCTAAACATTGGAAACATTCTGATGACCTTTGACATGGATAAGCTGATAAGACGACCTTTAATCGATAAATAG